The Pseudarthrobacter sp. NS4 genome includes a window with the following:
- a CDS encoding Asp23/Gls24 family envelope stress response protein codes for MEYQNPQPDRGIHSAAAPVPVAGPGQGRTVISETAVAKVAGIAARSVPGVYSLGSGPSRALGAIRDAVGGADHAAGVHAEVGETQVAVDITLVASYGTPLHALANQVRAAVYRAVQELVGLQVIEVNVEVTDVYVPPPVKPTAPGAAEREALL; via the coding sequence ATGGAATACCAGAACCCACAACCCGACCGGGGCATCCACAGTGCCGCCGCGCCGGTTCCCGTCGCTGGTCCAGGCCAGGGCCGCACAGTGATTTCGGAAACCGCGGTGGCAAAGGTGGCAGGGATCGCCGCCCGTTCCGTGCCCGGCGTCTACTCCCTGGGCTCGGGTCCGTCCCGCGCGCTGGGGGCCATCCGCGACGCCGTGGGCGGCGCAGACCATGCGGCCGGGGTCCATGCCGAGGTAGGCGAAACCCAGGTGGCCGTGGACATCACCCTCGTGGCGAGCTATGGCACGCCCCTGCACGCCCTCGCCAACCAGGTGCGCGCCGCCGTGTACCGGGCCGTCCAGGAACTGGTGGGACTGCAGGTTATCGAGGTAAACGTCGAAGTTACCGATGTCTACGTTCCCCCTCCCGTGAAACCAACTGCCCCGGGTGCCGCTGAAAGGGAGGCGCTGCTGTGA
- a CDS encoding glycoside hydrolase family 68 protein — translation MHKHPQSPRMLRWRPAAAALAAAVAASAFLAVPSAQANEPADPPAVEQMPAPTPGFPLPTEHTQQAHDPASDFTSKWTRADARQIMAQSDSTVAPGENSMSPDVTMPEIPEDFPTMNEDVWVWDTWSLTDENANQISYKGWDVVFSLVADRHAGYGFDQRHWNARIGYFFRKTNADPAKDKWNYGGHVFADGASIGNTEWSGSTRLMQGNQVNVFYTATTFYDVAERNAGGGGIAPDASIAKALGKIHADKNGVTFDGFQHTNLLEPDGEMYQTKEQNPGFAFRDPYTFADPAHPGKTFMVFEGNTGGTRGEYECKPEDLGYRPGDANAESVDEVNSSGAYYQTANVGLAVADNKDLTKWSFLPPILSANCVNDQTERPQIFIQNEGGKNKYYLFTISHQFTYAAGMRGPDGVYGFVGDGVRSDYQPMNNSGLALGSPTDLNLPSESPEAPTPNQNGRQFQAYSHYVQPGGLVQSFIDNVNGVRGGSLSPTVKINFRNGVSQVDRSFGQNGLGPFGYLPTNVRVGGEGHYK, via the coding sequence ATGCACAAGCACCCCCAATCACCCCGAATGTTGCGGTGGCGCCCAGCCGCCGCAGCGCTGGCGGCGGCCGTTGCGGCTTCGGCCTTTCTGGCCGTACCGTCGGCCCAGGCCAATGAGCCTGCGGATCCGCCGGCCGTCGAGCAGATGCCGGCGCCCACCCCTGGGTTCCCCCTTCCCACGGAACACACGCAGCAGGCGCATGACCCGGCGTCGGACTTCACCTCGAAGTGGACCCGCGCGGATGCCAGGCAGATCATGGCACAGAGCGATTCCACCGTGGCGCCCGGTGAGAACTCCATGAGCCCGGACGTCACCATGCCGGAAATCCCCGAGGATTTCCCCACCATGAACGAGGACGTCTGGGTTTGGGACACCTGGTCCCTCACCGACGAAAACGCGAACCAGATCAGCTACAAGGGGTGGGACGTGGTCTTCTCCCTGGTCGCCGACCGGCACGCCGGCTACGGCTTCGACCAGCGGCACTGGAACGCCCGCATCGGCTACTTCTTCCGCAAGACCAACGCGGATCCGGCCAAGGACAAGTGGAACTACGGCGGACACGTCTTCGCAGACGGCGCTTCCATCGGCAACACCGAATGGTCCGGCTCTACCCGCCTCATGCAGGGGAACCAGGTCAACGTGTTCTACACGGCCACCACTTTCTACGACGTGGCCGAGCGGAACGCGGGCGGCGGCGGGATCGCCCCGGACGCGTCCATCGCCAAGGCCCTGGGCAAGATCCACGCAGACAAGAATGGCGTCACCTTCGATGGGTTCCAGCACACGAATCTGCTTGAGCCTGACGGGGAGATGTACCAGACCAAGGAACAGAACCCGGGCTTCGCCTTCCGCGACCCCTACACGTTCGCCGACCCTGCCCACCCCGGAAAGACCTTCATGGTGTTCGAGGGCAACACCGGCGGAACCCGCGGCGAGTACGAGTGCAAGCCCGAGGATCTCGGATACCGCCCCGGCGATGCCAATGCCGAGTCCGTTGACGAGGTCAACAGCAGCGGCGCCTACTACCAGACCGCAAACGTTGGCCTGGCCGTGGCGGACAACAAGGACCTCACCAAGTGGTCGTTCCTGCCGCCCATCCTTTCCGCGAACTGCGTGAACGACCAGACAGAGCGTCCGCAGATCTTCATCCAGAATGAAGGCGGCAAGAACAAGTACTACCTGTTCACCATCAGCCACCAGTTCACCTACGCTGCCGGCATGCGTGGCCCCGACGGCGTCTACGGCTTCGTGGGCGATGGTGTCCGTTCCGATTACCAGCCCATGAACAACAGCGGCCTGGCACTCGGCTCACCGACCGACCTGAACCTGCCCTCGGAATCGCCGGAGGCACCGACCCCCAACCAGAACGGCCGGCAGTTCCAGGCCTACTCGCACTACGTGCAGCCCGGCGGGCTGGTGCAGTCCTTCATCGACAACGTCAACGGCGTTCGCGGTGGCTCGCTCTCGCCAACGGTGAAGATCAACTTCCGTAACGGCGTTTCCCAGGTGGACCGCAGCTTCGGCCAGAACGGCCTGGGTCCGTTCGGCTACCTGCCCACCAACGTCCGCGTCGGCGGCGAAGGCCACTACAAATAA
- a CDS encoding BCCT family transporter produces MSATSGTRTISQPEGKAPPPPAKGKEKVARAHSHEVAKWVFWPAASIIIVFVLFATIFPAAATDLFGTIQGNVINWFGWYYVAAVALFVVFSLWIGLSRYGDIKLGRDEDEPEFSVMSWFALLFAAGMGIGLVFFGVAEPLNHFASPRPGVEGSPLVLAQQAMTQTYVHWGLHAWAIYVVVGVSIAYAVHRRHRPISIRWTLEPLLGHRRVAGGWGNLIDVVALVGTLFGVAASLGLGVLQISAGLEQANIVQATTMTQIGLILCIITLTIISVVSGVAKGMKWLSNTNLVLAALLMLVVLFTGPTLFLLREFVQSIGHYFQNVVGLTFNTLAFSGAEGEAWQAAWTTFYWGWWISWAPFVGIFIARISKGRTVRQFVAGVLLVPTAMGFLWFSVLGGAAIYRELFGVGGLIGDDGSVDTEGALFNLLGSLPGGVFLTVGAILLIAIFFITSADSGSLVMGMISTGGDVEPRNWLRVFWALSAAAVAIALLLANGLQAIQTAAILTAVPFSVVIILMCVATARVFHLEHEALMRAQRKLAREQMTAHVTEQVQDSMQDSVQEHYQEHVAEQIHESVQEHYQEHLADQVTEVVEAQLSERLASAEHAAEASGTPAGHGVPGQEKPK; encoded by the coding sequence ATGTCCGCCACATCAGGCACCAGGACCATTAGCCAACCCGAAGGGAAAGCACCGCCGCCCCCTGCAAAGGGAAAGGAGAAGGTGGCCAGAGCCCACAGCCACGAAGTAGCCAAGTGGGTCTTCTGGCCCGCGGCCAGCATCATCATCGTTTTTGTCCTCTTCGCCACGATTTTCCCGGCCGCCGCCACCGACCTCTTCGGCACCATCCAGGGCAATGTCATCAACTGGTTTGGCTGGTATTACGTTGCCGCCGTTGCGCTCTTCGTGGTGTTTTCCCTCTGGATCGGACTCAGCCGCTACGGCGACATCAAGCTGGGCAGGGATGAAGATGAGCCGGAGTTCTCCGTTATGTCCTGGTTCGCCCTCCTGTTCGCTGCCGGGATGGGAATAGGCCTCGTCTTCTTCGGTGTTGCCGAGCCGCTGAACCACTTTGCCTCACCCCGGCCAGGTGTTGAAGGGTCGCCGTTGGTGCTCGCTCAACAGGCAATGACGCAAACCTACGTTCACTGGGGCCTGCACGCCTGGGCCATCTATGTGGTGGTGGGCGTGTCGATCGCGTATGCGGTGCACCGCAGGCACCGCCCCATCTCCATCCGGTGGACCCTGGAGCCGCTGCTGGGCCACCGGCGCGTTGCCGGCGGGTGGGGCAACCTGATTGACGTCGTCGCACTGGTCGGCACGCTGTTCGGCGTTGCCGCATCACTTGGCCTCGGGGTCCTGCAGATCTCGGCGGGCCTTGAGCAGGCCAACATCGTCCAGGCCACCACCATGACGCAGATCGGGTTGATCCTCTGCATCATCACCTTGACCATCATTTCCGTTGTGTCGGGGGTGGCCAAAGGCATGAAGTGGCTGTCCAACACCAATCTGGTCCTGGCCGCCCTGTTGATGCTGGTAGTGCTGTTTACCGGACCCACGCTGTTCCTGCTGCGTGAGTTTGTGCAGTCAATCGGGCACTACTTCCAGAATGTTGTAGGCCTTACGTTCAACACCCTGGCTTTTTCCGGCGCTGAAGGTGAGGCCTGGCAGGCCGCTTGGACCACCTTCTACTGGGGCTGGTGGATCTCCTGGGCGCCGTTCGTCGGTATCTTTATTGCCCGCATTTCCAAGGGCCGCACGGTCCGGCAGTTCGTAGCCGGCGTCCTCCTGGTGCCCACTGCCATGGGCTTCCTGTGGTTTTCTGTCCTGGGTGGCGCCGCAATCTACCGCGAACTCTTCGGAGTCGGCGGGTTGATCGGTGACGACGGCAGCGTGGATACGGAAGGTGCCCTGTTCAATCTGCTGGGCAGCCTGCCGGGCGGGGTTTTCCTCACGGTGGGTGCCATCCTCCTGATCGCCATCTTCTTCATCACGTCGGCAGACTCAGGCTCCCTGGTCATGGGCATGATCTCCACGGGCGGCGACGTGGAGCCGAGGAACTGGCTGCGCGTCTTCTGGGCCCTTTCTGCGGCGGCTGTCGCGATCGCCCTGCTTCTTGCCAATGGGCTTCAGGCGATTCAGACTGCCGCAATCCTGACAGCCGTGCCGTTCAGCGTGGTGATCATCCTGATGTGCGTCGCAACGGCCAGGGTCTTCCACCTGGAACACGAAGCACTCATGCGTGCACAACGTAAGTTGGCCCGCGAGCAGATGACCGCCCACGTGACCGAGCAGGTCCAGGACAGTATGCAGGACTCCGTCCAGGAGCACTACCAGGAGCATGTTGCCGAGCAGATCCACGAATCGGTGCAGGAACACTACCAGGAGCATCTGGCGGACCAGGTCACTGAGGTGGTGGAAGCTCAACTGAGCGAACGGCTCGCATCTGCAGAGCACGCTGCAGAGGCTTCCGGCACTCCAGCCGGCCATGGCGTCCCCGGTCAGGAAAAACCCAAGTAG